A part of Vulcanisaeta moutnovskia 768-28 genomic DNA contains:
- a CDS encoding TIGR00269 family protein: MDVPMCTRCGRRPANYYRVSSGEKLCFNCLFRSIEDTVIKTIRRYRLINEGDKIGIAISGGKDSLTLMYLLGKFRKQGKLPKNVELMAFSINEGHPYSCFYRMARSDYVQKLSEEYDIPYKVYTFKELFGVTATDVAHGLWSKGINVHMCTIDGVLRRRAMNIIGHKLGLTKIATGHNLDDEAQTVLLNVLSNDLDRFAWFGPKPEIDREGFIPRIKPLRFVREEEIAIYAHYHGIPLMELECPFVYSNPRYELKFTLARWERDNPNIKYSLVAFGDSLAKLMSDKAVRTPLRKCKYCGQPTSGDVCRVCELMRKAGLMEKYLAHFKTLKLMDTQSSS, from the coding sequence ATGGATGTGCCAATGTGTACGAGATGCGGCAGGAGACCAGCGAATTATTATAGAGTATCTAGTGGTGAGAAATTATGCTTTAATTGCCTGTTTAGATCCATTGAGGATACTGTGATCAAGACAATTAGGAGGTATCGATTAATAAATGAGGGCGACAAGATTGGTATTGCAATAAGTGGTGGTAAGGATAGCCTAACACTTATGTATCTGCTGGGTAAGTTTAGGAAGCAGGGTAAATTACCGAAGAATGTTGAGCTAATGGCATTCAGTATTAATGAGGGTCACCCATATAGTTGCTTTTATAGAATGGCTAGGAGTGATTATGTACAGAAATTAAGTGAGGAATATGATATACCATATAAGGTCTATACATTTAAGGAGTTGTTTGGTGTAACGGCTACTGATGTTGCCCATGGACTGTGGTCTAAGGGCATTAATGTGCATATGTGCACGATAGACGGCGTACTAAGGCGTAGGGCAATGAATATCATTGGTCACAAATTAGGCCTAACAAAAATCGCGACTGGACATAATCTAGATGATGAGGCACAAACCGTATTACTTAATGTACTTAGTAATGACCTAGATAGATTCGCTTGGTTTGGACCTAAGCCGGAGATAGATAGAGAGGGCTTCATACCCAGGATTAAACCACTCCGTTTCGTTAGGGAGGAGGAAATTGCAATATATGCGCATTACCATGGTATACCATTAATGGAGTTGGAGTGTCCATTCGTGTATAGTAATCCTAGGTATGAACTTAAGTTCACGCTAGCCCGCTGGGAAAGGGATAACCCAAACATCAAGTATTCCTTAGTGGCATTCGGTGACTCATTGGCTAAACTCATGAGTGATAAGGCGGTAAGAACACCATTGAGGAAATGCAAGTATTGCGGTCAGCCAACGTCTGGTGACGTGTGCAGGGTTTGTGAATTAATGAGGAAAGCTGGTTTGATGGAGAAGTACTTAGCTCATTTTAAAACTTTGAAACTTATGGATACGCAGTCATCTTCATAG
- a CDS encoding ACT domain-containing protein, whose product MEALYRDFAMAFEGKDKVLGEFLVKFTADKPGILAALSNVFADHGINILNISVNRTQLLLHFVLDLTNMDTSLNDLEKELKKFSFVEWVRYRIVEKEAFMVPSMILPTFRDNQVLAIELDKIKNLLPSPEFRRIIRDLGIYDASLLRNSNLGELIKIGQFRGLGKITLTERDGVITIRSCSELSGKHVIEELMVEYYTGFLSQILKSNVEATNRSYEDDCVSISFKVLK is encoded by the coding sequence GTGGAGGCATTGTATAGAGACTTTGCAATGGCATTTGAAGGCAAGGATAAAGTACTTGGTGAATTCCTGGTTAAGTTTACGGCAGATAAACCAGGCATACTTGCAGCATTGTCCAACGTCTTTGCAGATCACGGTATAAACATACTAAATATATCCGTAAATAGGACCCAACTACTTCTCCATTTTGTTCTTGATCTCACGAATATGGATACCTCACTAAATGACTTAGAGAAGGAATTGAAAAAGTTCTCCTTCGTTGAGTGGGTCAGGTATAGAATTGTTGAAAAAGAGGCATTCATGGTACCATCAATGATACTACCAACATTTAGGGATAACCAGGTCCTGGCAATTGAACTTGATAAGATCAAGAACTTATTACCAAGCCCTGAATTTAGGAGAATCATTAGGGATTTAGGGATTTACGATGCATCACTCCTACGTAATAGTAACCTAGGTGAACTTATCAAGATAGGGCAATTCAGGGGATTAGGCAAGATAACACTTACAGAAAGAGATGGGGTAATTACCATAAGATCCTGTTCCGAGCTGAGTGGTAAGCACGTAATTGAGGAATTAATGGTTGAATATTACACCGGCTTTTTATCACAAATCCTAAAGAGCAATGTTGAAGCCACAAATAGAAGCTATGAAGATGACTGCGTATCCATAAGTTTCAAAGTTTTAAAATGA
- a CDS encoding valine--tRNA ligase, whose amino-acid sequence MEFKPRLQEKRWDISKEIDLIKEWEEEGLFNIKIDEKKPTLVIDTPPPYPSGRPHIGGIAHYAQIDMIARFFRMRGYNVIFPFYADRNGLPVEVQVERTYGINMYEVPRERFLELCKRFLDEYEGEFVTIFRRWGGSFNYWRNGTDSEEYRRVTQETFINLWNKGLIYETSRPTLWCPRCRTALAEAEVEYKDEDTYLNYVKFRVRETSEDIIIATTRPELLPATVAVAFNPSDDRYKRLEGLHAIVPPLNQEVPIVSHPSVKPDFGTGLEMISTFGDTRDLMVVNELKLPMKIVVNPDGTLNELAGKYKGLNVRDAREIIIKDLQAVGLLVKREPLRHTVPICWRCKTPIEIIVTKEYFLKQLPFKDELIKLVKNEMVIKPPEYAQTLIDWIKSLEFDWPISRRRYYGTEIPIWYCIDEEGNAKPIVPKPGKYYRPWRDEPPPEVKEQCPSGKLVGEDRVLDTWFDSSISWIYATGYTKPEIRAFEKVYPHSILRPQGYDIIRTWLYYSVVRAYLLYGKPPFKYVRISGMGLDERGEAMHKSKGNIIDPIPPVEKYGADATRFWAAASAKLGSDYRYSEQLIRTGHDFAIKLWNIARFVSSFPEVNDDYELTSLDLMILAKLNDVIKTSLNAYSEFDVYVPANILYDFMWHVFADHYLEAVKSRAYNRDGLFTEKQQRGAWYTLYRVLKTVLKLLAPIMPFVTDQIWRSLYGGSIHRQLIDDPDPRFDNEEYLKMLEPFMEFNRAIWTYKNKAGLSLNESINGIVYAPEVLKSLEFELKVMHKIREIRFGKPEGNYEVLNDSLPVYLIK is encoded by the coding sequence ATGGAGTTCAAACCAAGACTTCAGGAGAAGAGATGGGATATTTCAAAGGAAATAGACTTAATTAAGGAGTGGGAGGAGGAGGGGTTGTTTAACATTAAGATCGATGAGAAGAAACCAACCTTAGTAATCGATACGCCACCGCCATACCCATCAGGAAGGCCCCACATTGGTGGTATAGCTCATTACGCCCAAATAGACATGATAGCCAGGTTCTTCAGGATGAGGGGTTACAACGTAATATTCCCATTCTACGCTGACAGGAATGGGTTACCTGTAGAGGTTCAGGTGGAGAGGACTTATGGCATAAATATGTACGAGGTTCCAAGGGAGAGGTTTCTTGAATTATGTAAGAGGTTCCTTGATGAGTATGAGGGTGAGTTCGTAACGATATTTAGACGTTGGGGTGGATCATTTAACTACTGGAGAAACGGAACGGATAGTGAGGAGTATAGGAGGGTTACTCAGGAGACATTCATTAACCTGTGGAATAAGGGTTTGATTTACGAGACGAGTAGACCAACTCTTTGGTGTCCAAGGTGTAGGACAGCATTAGCCGAGGCTGAGGTTGAGTATAAGGATGAAGATACGTATCTAAATTACGTAAAGTTTAGAGTAAGGGAAACTAGTGAGGACATAATAATAGCCACCACGAGGCCTGAGTTATTGCCTGCCACGGTAGCTGTGGCCTTCAACCCAAGTGATGATAGGTATAAGAGATTGGAGGGCCTTCATGCGATAGTTCCACCGTTAAATCAAGAGGTTCCCATAGTGTCACACCCATCTGTAAAACCTGACTTTGGTACTGGTCTTGAGATGATAAGTACGTTTGGCGATACCAGGGATTTGATGGTTGTTAATGAGTTGAAATTGCCCATGAAGATTGTGGTTAATCCTGATGGTACATTGAATGAGTTGGCTGGTAAGTATAAGGGATTGAATGTTAGGGATGCAAGGGAGATAATAATTAAGGATTTACAAGCAGTGGGTTTATTGGTCAAGAGGGAGCCGCTTAGGCATACAGTGCCTATTTGCTGGAGGTGTAAGACACCGATAGAGATAATAGTGACTAAGGAGTACTTCCTGAAGCAACTTCCGTTTAAGGATGAATTAATTAAGCTCGTGAAGAATGAAATGGTGATTAAACCACCAGAATACGCACAAACACTCATTGACTGGATAAAGTCATTAGAATTCGATTGGCCAATATCAAGGCGTAGGTATTATGGCACTGAAATACCAATTTGGTACTGCATAGACGAAGAGGGGAATGCAAAGCCTATTGTTCCCAAGCCAGGTAAGTACTATAGACCGTGGAGGGATGAACCACCACCGGAGGTTAAGGAGCAATGTCCAAGTGGTAAGTTAGTTGGCGAGGATAGGGTGCTGGACACATGGTTTGATTCGTCAATATCCTGGATATATGCAACGGGCTATACAAAGCCTGAAATCAGAGCCTTTGAGAAGGTTTATCCGCACAGTATACTTAGGCCTCAGGGCTACGACATAATTAGGACCTGGCTTTACTACTCGGTGGTTAGGGCATACCTACTCTACGGCAAACCGCCCTTTAAGTACGTTAGGATAAGCGGCATGGGACTTGATGAGAGAGGTGAGGCAATGCATAAGTCCAAGGGTAATATAATAGACCCAATACCACCCGTGGAAAAATACGGTGCAGATGCAACTAGGTTCTGGGCCGCGGCATCAGCTAAGTTGGGTAGTGATTATAGGTATAGTGAGCAATTGATTAGGACTGGTCACGATTTCGCGATCAAGCTTTGGAACATTGCGAGGTTCGTGTCATCATTTCCAGAGGTTAATGATGACTATGAATTAACATCGTTAGATTTGATGATACTGGCTAAATTGAATGATGTTATTAAGACCTCCTTAAATGCGTATAGTGAGTTTGATGTTTATGTACCGGCGAATATATTGTATGACTTTATGTGGCATGTCTTTGCTGATCATTACCTTGAGGCTGTTAAGTCGAGGGCCTATAATAGGGATGGGTTATTCACGGAGAAGCAACAGAGGGGTGCTTGGTATACACTATATAGGGTATTAAAGACTGTGCTTAAATTATTGGCGCCCATAATGCCTTTCGTGACTGATCAAATATGGAGAAGTCTATATGGCGGATCAATACATAGGCAATTAATTGACGATCCGGATCCAAGGTTTGATAATGAGGAATACCTAAAAATGCTTGAGCCGTTCATGGAGTTCAACAGGGCAATATGGACATATAAGAATAAGGCTGGTTTAAGCTTGAATGAATCTATAAACGGGATAGTATATGCACCGGAAGTACTCAAGTCGCTGGAGTTTGAGTTAAAGGTTATGCATAAAATTAGGGAGATTAGGTTCGGAAAACCTGAAGGAAATTATGAGGTATTGAATGATTC